A section of the Paenibacillus odorifer genome encodes:
- a CDS encoding CAP domain-containing protein: MKNKTLKAIIGGSVAAVMALSISLPLEANAASNESTVTIKGTSYEQILQYFKQANLEGFPFSNSTIVVTKPQTGTVPNKDNTTTTTTTKPVTKPADTTTVTKPTDNTTTTGAVSNKGTYVQQIVTLVNKERAAAGLSPVAGLDSLHKVAATKATDMRSNNYFSHTSPTYGSPFDMMKSFGITYKAAGENIAMGQKTPEEVMKAWMNSPGHRANILNANFNYIGVGYDNNYWVQEFIGK; this comes from the coding sequence TTGAAGAACAAGACATTAAAAGCAATCATCGGTGGTAGTGTGGCAGCTGTTATGGCACTTAGTATTTCTCTTCCATTGGAAGCAAATGCGGCATCGAATGAATCGACAGTAACAATAAAAGGCACAAGTTATGAGCAAATATTACAATATTTTAAACAAGCTAATCTTGAGGGATTCCCTTTTTCGAATAGCACAATCGTGGTAACTAAGCCGCAAACTGGAACAGTACCAAACAAAGACAACACGACCACAACTACAACTACAAAACCGGTTACAAAGCCAGCAGACACAACTACTGTAACTAAGCCGACAGATAATACAACTACAACAGGTGCTGTGAGCAATAAAGGAACCTATGTTCAGCAAATCGTAACGCTGGTAAACAAAGAACGTGCAGCAGCTGGTTTGTCACCTGTAGCTGGATTGGACAGCCTGCACAAAGTTGCCGCTACAAAAGCTACGGATATGCGTTCGAACAACTATTTTTCACATACTTCACCTACGTATGGTTCACCATTTGATATGATGAAATCCTTTGGCATCACTTATAAAGCCGCAGGCGAGAACATCGCAATGGGACAAAAAACACCAGAAGAAGTTATGAAGGCATGGATGAATAGTCCAGGTCACCGCGCTAATATTTTGAATGCTAACTTCAATTATATCGGTGTAGGTTATGATAATAATTACTGGGTTCAAGAGTTTATTGGTAAATAA
- a CDS encoding WG repeat-containing protein, producing MLRIRLNELGKGNDNGLIQADVWKWDGIGWNEYITQQDEDFIRTEEELFVTIPAEAGLYRVDYSNKPFEAPYLLPEWVGDDLRTTGLHPAPFNLKEGTLWGYINDEGRVQIEPRYEYAEDFQKNGLAVVQRKNSSGLIDSTGRERVKPIYSFIAPFSEERAVVSDAKGYTFIDEKGKEVTSARYDYLNSLHEGRALFSKQNTTGGQSLYGYVDAKGKEVLPAIYVDANDFMNGVALVKIKEGEYALIDPAGNILHTYNHPFVGSPGEGLLAYQATENGKYGYLNTDGSVAIQPQFTSALPFSEGRAVVNTAENYGNAYGLIDKQGKMIIPAKYYEVLQLGEGRVAIGTPVFPSQPYRGSRYVIADAETGAVLSNHTLLGVNNYQEGLASVFDAKDTYFIDRSGKKAAQPPVIPGAGTLTLSGRLIRADVDQRTSYYDRQGKQVWRQNGVIPLRPPYSVVEKKYKPNRDYLVYYPVVEGIASAEVSREVNDKLRKLSLAEDVGSGGVSQDFSYNGDFSVSFFRKNLLVLELTGYRFPFGAAHGMPTKIYPHINLRSGRFYKLGDLFKPGSRYVEKLSKIVGKQIENDPQYSYVFPDTYKGITSDQPFFVDNEALYLYFAPYEIAPYSAGFPTFRIPYAEIMGLISTEGEFWQSFH from the coding sequence ATGTTAAGGATTAGGTTGAATGAGCTGGGGAAAGGGAATGACAATGGTCTGATACAGGCGGATGTATGGAAATGGGATGGCATTGGCTGGAACGAATATATTACTCAGCAGGATGAGGATTTCATACGCACGGAAGAGGAGTTATTTGTCACGATTCCGGCAGAAGCGGGATTATATCGTGTAGATTACTCTAATAAGCCTTTTGAGGCGCCATACTTATTGCCGGAGTGGGTGGGGGACGATCTGCGGACCACGGGTCTGCATCCGGCGCCGTTTAATCTCAAAGAGGGCACACTTTGGGGATATATTAATGACGAAGGCCGTGTTCAGATTGAACCTCGGTACGAATATGCTGAGGATTTTCAAAAGAACGGTCTTGCTGTAGTTCAGCGAAAAAATAGCAGCGGGCTCATTGACAGCACTGGAAGAGAACGAGTGAAGCCGATCTATTCCTTTATTGCGCCTTTTTCGGAAGAGCGCGCGGTCGTGTCGGATGCCAAGGGGTACACTTTTATTGATGAAAAAGGCAAAGAAGTGACGTCCGCCCGGTATGATTATCTGAACTCATTACATGAGGGGCGTGCACTATTTTCAAAACAAAATACAACCGGTGGCCAATCGCTATATGGATATGTGGACGCGAAAGGTAAAGAGGTGCTGCCCGCGATTTATGTGGATGCCAATGATTTTATGAACGGCGTGGCTTTGGTTAAAATCAAAGAAGGAGAGTATGCGCTCATCGATCCGGCTGGGAACATCCTGCATACTTACAACCATCCTTTTGTAGGAAGTCCGGGAGAAGGTTTACTCGCCTATCAAGCGACTGAAAACGGTAAATATGGCTATTTAAATACGGATGGTTCTGTAGCTATTCAGCCGCAATTCACCTCTGCTTTACCTTTTTCAGAGGGACGTGCGGTGGTGAATACCGCTGAGAATTATGGCAACGCCTATGGGCTGATTGATAAACAAGGGAAAATGATCATCCCGGCAAAATATTATGAAGTATTGCAGCTAGGTGAAGGCAGAGTAGCCATAGGAACGCCTGTATTCCCCAGCCAGCCTTATCGCGGATCACGTTATGTAATTGCAGATGCGGAAACGGGAGCGGTCCTGAGCAATCACACCCTGCTTGGCGTGAACAATTATCAGGAAGGCTTGGCGTCTGTATTTGATGCTAAAGATACCTATTTTATCGATAGAAGTGGAAAAAAGGCAGCCCAGCCTCCAGTTATTCCAGGTGCAGGAACACTCACCCTTAGCGGACGTTTGATAAGAGCAGATGTAGATCAACGCACATCTTATTATGATCGGCAGGGAAAGCAGGTTTGGCGCCAAAATGGAGTCATTCCGCTGAGACCTCCCTATTCCGTAGTGGAGAAGAAATACAAACCGAACAGGGATTATCTGGTGTATTATCCGGTCGTTGAAGGGATTGCCAGTGCGGAAGTTTCGCGAGAGGTTAACGATAAGCTGCGCAAGCTATCCCTTGCTGAAGACGTTGGGAGTGGAGGGGTTTCCCAGGACTTTAGTTATAATGGTGATTTTTCAGTCTCTTTCTTCCGTAAAAACCTGCTGGTGCTGGAGCTGACCGGTTATCGTTTTCCTTTTGGAGCAGCACATGGAATGCCTACCAAAATCTATCCGCATATTAATTTGCGCAGCGGCAGGTTCTATAAGCTGGGAGATTTGTTCAAGCCGGGCAGCAGATATGTGGAGAAGCTCAGTAAAATTGTGGGCAAACAGATCGAGAACGATCCACAATATTCATATGTTTTTCCGGATACGTATAAAGGAATTACCTCGGATCAGCCCTTCTTTGTGGATAATGAAGCGTTGTATCTGTATTTCGCACCTTATGAGATCGCTCCGTATTCTGCAGGTTTTCCAACCTTCCGGATTCCTTATGCGGAGATCATGGGATTGATCTCTACGGAGGGCGAGTTCTGGCAGTCGTTTCATTAA
- the mglC gene encoding galactose/methyl galactoside ABC transporter permease MglC, which yields MNAKRAQSFITQNAIYIVLVILIMGIALYEPAFISVNTLRDILIQSSTRIIIALGVAFILITAGTDLSAGRVVGFTAVISASMLQIPDYSRRFFPDLPQVQVWLPILIAIIAGLLCGLVNGIVVSKLNVPPFIATLGTMVIVYGLNSLYFDMDPNQSQPIGGLRPDFTTIGSGFIGKGQYSIPYIVLIALGVAAIVWVVFNKTKLGKNMYAIGGNIQAAKVSGIDVSKNLIYIYAIAGALYGLAGVLEAARTGGATNNYGNMYELDAIAACVVGGVSTTGGIGTVPGVLVGVIIFTLINYGLTFIGISPYYQLIIKGLIIIAAVAFDMRKYSSKK from the coding sequence ATGAACGCTAAAAGAGCCCAATCTTTTATTACTCAAAATGCCATTTATATTGTCTTGGTAATTCTGATTATGGGTATTGCCTTATATGAGCCGGCCTTTATCTCTGTAAATACTTTACGGGACATTCTTATTCAATCGTCAACACGGATTATCATCGCGCTTGGTGTTGCCTTCATCCTTATCACAGCTGGGACGGACTTGTCTGCTGGACGTGTGGTTGGTTTTACGGCGGTAATCTCTGCTTCGATGCTGCAAATTCCGGATTATTCCCGGCGGTTTTTTCCTGATCTGCCGCAGGTGCAAGTGTGGCTTCCGATCCTTATAGCTATCATCGCTGGTCTTCTCTGCGGACTCGTCAATGGTATTGTCGTCTCCAAGCTGAACGTCCCGCCGTTTATCGCAACACTGGGTACGATGGTTATCGTCTACGGCTTGAATTCCTTGTACTTTGACATGGATCCGAACCAATCGCAGCCGATTGGCGGTCTGCGTCCAGATTTCACTACAATCGGTTCCGGGTTTATTGGCAAGGGGCAATATTCAATCCCGTATATTGTGCTGATAGCCTTGGGTGTCGCCGCCATCGTATGGGTGGTGTTCAATAAAACCAAGCTGGGTAAGAACATGTACGCTATCGGCGGTAACATACAGGCAGCTAAAGTATCTGGCATCGATGTTTCCAAGAACTTGATCTACATCTATGCGATTGCTGGAGCCCTTTATGGTCTGGCGGGTGTGCTAGAGGCTGCAAGAACAGGTGGCGCAACCAATAACTACGGGAACATGTATGAGCTTGATGCGATTGCTGCTTGTGTAGTGGGCGGGGTGTCTACAACCGGTGGTATCGGAACGGTGCCAGGTGTCCTGGTCGGTGTTATTATCTTTACCTTAATCAACTACGGCCTGACCTTCATTGGCATCAGCCCTTACTATCAGTTGATTATCAAAGGTCTGATCATCATCGCCGCCGTCGCGTTTGATATGCGGAAGTATTCTTCGAAGAAATAG
- a CDS encoding sugar ABC transporter ATP-binding protein, translating into MEKAEFLLEMNDITKEFPGVKALDAVSLKVRPGSVHALMGENGAGKSTLMKCLFGIYSPDAGEIFLEGEKTSIGSSNDALKNGISMIHQELHPVPFRSVMENIWLGRFPTKGIGPFQFIDHKKMYTDTENLFKDLDIDLNPETLVGKLSVSKIQSIEIAKAVSFHSRVIVMDEPTSSLTSVEVEHLFRIIRDLRSRGVAIIYISHKMEEILEISDEVTIMRDGKKIGTWPAAELTTDLIISKMVGRDLTNRFPERFNVPGEVYMKVEGLTSPEERSFKDVSFELRRGEVLGIGGLVGAQRTEVIEALFGLRAIKSGTISIDGKRIHIQSPKDAKKHGMALLTEERRVTGIFPVLSVHENGAIANLHRYQKLLLLLDGKKKKEEVDKMIEKLRTKTPTTKTLIMNLSGGNQQKVLLARWLLTEPEILLLDEPTRGIDVGAKFEIYSIIADLAQQGKSIIMISSEMPELLGMSDRVMVMSEGRLTGILEGGQATETEVMRLAAQH; encoded by the coding sequence ATGGAAAAAGCTGAGTTTTTGCTAGAAATGAATGACATTACTAAAGAATTCCCCGGCGTCAAAGCGCTGGATGCAGTTAGTTTAAAGGTCAGACCAGGTTCGGTGCATGCCCTTATGGGCGAGAATGGTGCGGGTAAGTCCACTTTAATGAAATGTCTCTTTGGTATTTATTCACCGGATGCCGGTGAGATTTTTTTGGAGGGTGAGAAGACCTCTATCGGAAGCTCAAATGACGCTTTGAAAAATGGGATATCCATGATTCACCAGGAGCTGCATCCCGTGCCGTTCCGAAGTGTGATGGAGAATATCTGGTTAGGACGTTTCCCAACCAAAGGGATTGGACCTTTTCAGTTTATTGACCATAAGAAAATGTACACTGACACGGAGAATTTGTTTAAAGATCTGGATATCGATCTGAATCCCGAGACATTAGTGGGTAAGCTGTCTGTATCCAAAATCCAATCCATTGAAATTGCGAAGGCTGTCTCTTTTCACTCCCGCGTTATTGTAATGGATGAACCTACTTCCTCCCTGACCAGTGTGGAGGTGGAGCATTTATTTCGGATCATACGGGATCTTAGGAGTAGAGGCGTAGCTATTATTTATATATCTCACAAAATGGAAGAGATTCTCGAAATTTCTGACGAGGTTACCATTATGCGGGACGGTAAAAAAATCGGAACCTGGCCAGCGGCGGAATTGACTACAGATCTTATCATTTCCAAAATGGTCGGCCGCGACTTGACCAATCGATTCCCAGAACGCTTTAACGTGCCTGGCGAAGTATATATGAAGGTGGAAGGATTAACCTCCCCTGAGGAAAGATCGTTTAAAGATGTTTCTTTTGAATTAAGACGAGGTGAGGTTTTAGGGATTGGTGGTCTGGTAGGCGCTCAGAGAACAGAGGTTATTGAAGCATTATTCGGCCTGAGGGCTATCAAATCGGGGACGATTTCTATCGATGGTAAGCGCATTCATATCCAATCTCCCAAGGATGCTAAGAAACACGGAATGGCCTTGCTTACCGAGGAACGGCGTGTCACCGGTATTTTTCCAGTTTTGTCTGTTCATGAGAATGGCGCAATCGCTAACCTGCACCGATACCAGAAACTACTACTTTTACTAGATGGAAAAAAGAAAAAAGAAGAAGTCGATAAAATGATTGAAAAATTACGGACCAAAACTCCAACAACCAAAACGCTGATCATGAATCTTTCTGGTGGTAATCAGCAAAAGGTGCTGCTCGCCAGATGGCTTCTAACCGAGCCCGAAATCCTGCTTCTGGACGAGCCGACTCGCGGTATCGACGTAGGGGCTAAATTCGAGATTTATTCGATTATTGCCGACTTGGCGCAGCAAGGGAAAAGCATCATTATGATCTCCTCAGAAATGCCGGAGCTGCTCGGAATGTCTGACCGTGTAATGGTCATGTCGGAAGGTAGGCTTACCGGAATACTAGAAGGCGGGCAAGCTACGGAAACCGAAGTTATGCGGCTCGCTGCACAGCATTAG
- a CDS encoding galactose ABC transporter substrate-binding protein: MKKITSVLLASAILGAALAGCGNSNNNADSGKATNAPKTENAGSSTETPKVGVAIYKFDDTFMTGVRNAIDTAAKGIATVDIVDSQNSQPTQNDKVDLFITKKYKGMLINPVDRTAAGVIIEKAKAANIPVVFLNREPLPEDMKKWDKVYYVGAKAEESGTMSGQLIVDYWKAHPEADKNGDGVLQYVMLKGEPGHQDAELRTTYSIQAIEDAGIKVEKLAEDTAMWDRVKGQEKMAAFLGSHGDKIEAVLANNDDMALGAIEALKASGYFTGDKFMPVVGVDATAPAIQALQDGTMLGTVLNDANNQGKAAITVAALLAKGETPTKDNVGFDITDNQYVWISYKKITKDNIDDAK; encoded by the coding sequence ATGAAAAAAATCACTTCCGTTCTTTTAGCAAGCGCAATACTGGGTGCCGCTCTGGCAGGCTGTGGCAATAGCAACAATAATGCAGACAGTGGTAAAGCTACCAATGCTCCAAAAACTGAAAATGCGGGTTCTTCCACTGAAACGCCAAAAGTAGGGGTAGCCATTTACAAATTTGACGATACCTTCATGACGGGTGTTCGTAACGCAATCGACACTGCTGCCAAAGGCATTGCTACTGTAGATATCGTAGATAGCCAAAATTCTCAACCCACACAAAATGACAAAGTTGACTTGTTCATCACCAAAAAATATAAAGGCATGCTGATCAATCCGGTTGACCGTACTGCGGCTGGCGTTATTATCGAAAAAGCAAAAGCGGCAAATATTCCGGTGGTCTTCCTGAACCGCGAGCCGCTGCCAGAAGATATGAAGAAATGGGATAAGGTTTATTATGTAGGCGCTAAAGCGGAAGAATCCGGAACTATGTCCGGTCAACTGATCGTGGACTACTGGAAGGCACATCCTGAAGCGGATAAAAACGGCGACGGTGTCCTCCAATACGTAATGCTAAAAGGCGAACCGGGGCACCAAGACGCTGAGCTTCGTACTACGTACTCCATCCAAGCAATTGAAGATGCCGGCATCAAGGTAGAAAAGCTGGCTGAAGATACTGCGATGTGGGACCGCGTAAAAGGGCAAGAAAAAATGGCAGCCTTCCTTGGCTCCCATGGCGACAAAATTGAAGCTGTGCTTGCGAACAACGACGATATGGCTCTCGGTGCAATCGAAGCTCTGAAAGCTTCAGGTTACTTCACGGGTGATAAATTTATGCCGGTAGTAGGTGTAGATGCTACTGCTCCTGCGATTCAAGCGCTGCAAGATGGAACGATGCTTGGTACCGTGCTGAATGATGCGAACAACCAAGGTAAAGCTGCGATCACAGTTGCTGCTCTGCTTGCTAAAGGAGAAACACCTACAAAAGATAACGTAGGCTTTGATATCACAGACAACCAATACGTGTGGATTTCCTATAAAAAGATCACCAAAGATAATATCGATGACGCCAAATAA
- a CDS encoding substrate-binding domain-containing protein: protein MKIVRFWLTLLVCVVLWTTITSCFNSAPNYINTNKTRNIHLIVKMNKGDYWNTVRLGAEAAAQEFNVKLTFKAPNAESDIAEQVRMVEDSIKEKADVIILAASSYMGLAQVVDRAAYSKIPVLSVDAEVGSARVRAYVGSNGYEAGQKSAERLIQLLNGYGEVGIINFTNSSLGAEQESSNGIEYGARDAEEREKGFLNYAARYPNIQVVEISYTTSSISDAEELTRLMLLKHPNLRGIASLNETASQGAAKAIQSRGLHNIKMVAFDSSPSMMELLQEGTVQATVIQNPFSNGYLAVKHAVEVIEGMDVPERVDTGTKLIDLDNMLWPENQKLLFPFVR, encoded by the coding sequence ATGAAAATCGTTCGTTTTTGGCTAACCCTGCTGGTATGTGTGGTGTTATGGACCACGATCACGTCTTGTTTTAATTCGGCACCTAATTATATCAATACGAACAAAACCCGCAATATTCATCTTATTGTGAAAATGAACAAAGGCGACTATTGGAATACAGTTAGATTGGGTGCAGAAGCCGCGGCACAGGAATTTAATGTGAAATTAACGTTCAAAGCTCCGAATGCGGAGAGTGATATTGCGGAACAGGTCAGAATGGTTGAAGACTCCATTAAAGAGAAGGCGGACGTAATTATTTTAGCTGCCAGTAGCTACATGGGACTTGCACAAGTAGTCGATCGGGCGGCATATTCCAAGATTCCCGTATTGTCTGTGGATGCAGAAGTCGGTTCGGCCAGAGTAAGAGCCTATGTGGGTTCAAACGGCTATGAAGCGGGACAAAAGTCTGCAGAAAGACTCATTCAGCTGCTAAATGGATACGGGGAGGTCGGCATCATTAACTTCACAAATTCATCTTTGGGGGCGGAGCAGGAGTCTTCAAACGGCATTGAATATGGTGCAAGAGATGCAGAGGAACGGGAAAAGGGATTTTTAAATTACGCTGCCCGATATCCGAACATACAGGTAGTAGAGATTTCTTATACCACTTCGAGTATTAGTGATGCTGAAGAGCTGACACGGTTAATGCTGCTGAAACATCCAAATCTTCGCGGGATCGCCAGCTTGAATGAGACAGCTTCACAAGGGGCGGCAAAAGCTATCCAGAGCCGAGGGCTGCATAATATTAAAATGGTTGCGTTCGACAGCTCCCCGTCAATGATGGAGTTGCTGCAGGAGGGGACGGTTCAAGCGACCGTAATCCAAAATCCTTTTAGTAACGGGTATTTAGCCGTAAAACATGCCGTTGAGGTAATCGAAGGAATGGATGTTCCTGAACGTGTCGATACGGGCACTAAACTCATTGATTTGGACAATATGCTGTGGCCTGAGAATCAAAAATTGTTATTTCCCTTCGTCAGATAG